One genomic segment of Rhodospirillaceae bacterium includes these proteins:
- the pgl gene encoding 6-phosphogluconolactonase has protein sequence MLLMKPCATMQNCVVQLVKDMAGYLELVINMRGNAFLAVSGGRTPEHVFPLLAKQAVAWEKVSITLADERWVDTEHPDSNERLARRLLLQGPASRARFVGLKTDHQNPLDAEADVEAALTTLNWPLDALFLGMGEDGHIASLFPDEKNWSDVPGLALAVADSEKRQPRMSLTPAALLNSHHIFVVISGPEKRAILDAAMKPGPVGDYPIRLVLHQQRVPVTIYAVD, from the coding sequence ATGTTACTAATGAAACCCTGTGCCACCATGCAGAACTGTGTCGTACAGCTTGTTAAGGATATGGCAGGATATTTAGAGCTAGTGATCAACATGCGCGGCAATGCTTTTCTCGCCGTTTCCGGCGGACGAACACCAGAACATGTCTTTCCGCTACTTGCCAAGCAAGCTGTGGCTTGGGAAAAGGTATCAATCACCCTGGCCGATGAGCGTTGGGTCGACACGGAACATCCCGACAGTAACGAGCGGTTGGCGCGCCGTCTTCTCCTGCAAGGCCCGGCATCCCGGGCGCGCTTCGTCGGACTTAAAACAGATCATCAAAACCCCCTCGATGCCGAGGCGGATGTAGAAGCCGCGCTGACGACCTTGAATTGGCCACTGGACGCCCTTTTTCTGGGCATGGGCGAGGACGGACATATTGCCTCTTTGTTTCCCGACGAGAAAAACTGGTCTGATGTCCCCGGTCTGGCATTGGCCGTTGCCGATAGCGAGAAAAGACAACCCAGAATGAGCCTGACACCGGCGGCATTGTTAAACAGTCACCATATATTTGTTGTCATCAGCGGGCCTGAAAAGCGCGCAATCCTGGATGCCGCCATGAAGCCCGGTCCTGTTGGGGATTATCCGATCCGACTGGTTCTGCATCAGCAGCGGGTGCCGGTTACAATCTACGCCGTCGATTAA